A single region of the Chryseobacterium culicis genome encodes:
- a CDS encoding C40 family peptidase — translation MGLGLFEQRIRIKQLSVLLMASAFVVSCGSSKSASASKKSNTKNVAKAENLRKLDSKFNGDVSRSINDILKDAEKYIGTPYKFGGNTSSGFDCSGFTVKVFEENDFSLPRRSSDQADAGKNIDIKDVKPGDLLFFATAGGSRVSHVGIVHDIGPDGEVKFIHASTSKGVIISSLNEKYWNKAYLHAQRVL, via the coding sequence ATGGGATTGGGATTATTTGAACAAAGAATAAGGATAAAGCAGCTGTCTGTTTTACTGATGGCATCTGCTTTTGTAGTTTCCTGCGGATCTTCGAAAAGTGCTTCTGCCAGTAAGAAATCAAATACAAAGAACGTAGCGAAAGCTGAAAATCTCAGAAAGCTGGATTCAAAATTTAATGGGGATGTCTCCAGATCAATCAATGATATTCTGAAAGATGCAGAAAAATACATCGGAACACCCTATAAATTCGGAGGAAATACTTCTTCAGGTTTTGACTGTTCCGGATTTACCGTAAAAGTATTCGAAGAAAATGACTTCAGTCTTCCCAGACGATCTTCTGATCAGGCTGATGCAGGAAAGAATATCGATATTAAAGATGTGAAGCCCGGAGATCTTTTATTTTTTGCAACAGCAGGGGGAAGCAGAGTATCCCATGTAGGAATAGTTCATGATATTGGTCCTGACGGAGAAGTGAAATTTATTCATGCTTCTACTTCAAAAGGTGTAATCATTTCTTCCCTGAACGAAAAATACTGGAATAAGGCCTACCTTCATGCCCAAAGGGTTCTGTAA
- a CDS encoding LytR/AlgR family response regulator transcription factor, with translation MIENRTFAFIKTDKKLIKIFLKDISIIRGLGNYVEVHTIDNKRYIYYKTLKDLIESLPDEFMRVHNSYIINLMNIESFEDNHLICGDLKITVAKSYKECLQTALGKMML, from the coding sequence ATGATAGAGAACCGCACATTTGCCTTCATTAAAACAGATAAGAAGCTGATTAAGATTTTCTTAAAAGATATCAGTATTATCAGAGGGCTCGGAAATTATGTGGAAGTTCACACCATCGACAACAAGAGATATATTTACTACAAAACACTTAAAGATCTGATTGAAAGCCTGCCGGACGAATTTATGCGGGTTCATAATTCATATATTATCAATCTGATGAATATTGAATCTTTCGAAGACAATCACTTAATTTGTGGCGACTTAAAAATTACAGTAGCCAAAAGCTATAAAGAATGTCTGCAAACGGCTCTCGGTAAAATGATGCTTTAA